In Melitaea cinxia chromosome Z, ilMelCinx1.1, whole genome shotgun sequence, a single window of DNA contains:
- the LOC123668532 gene encoding sodium-dependent nutrient amino acid transporter 1-like, whose product KKNWLSWRLIGPHLCTLAVAVSYNSIWRTPREAFRYGGLQLLLLFTIASVVVVLPVVLLQLAVGQLSQQDSVGVWRAVPFFKGVGFLRLLISLLCSIYTSLYTAICITYTFYTISQSIPFWDCVEVSEVPPDIIGDRWLIVKSAGAVHSHENYKLQGDELQYTYNATACLNETILAPVSGQPEYYVALVFIVIVLWVLFPFILFNPVKQMKKILYVLGPLLVLIWIIIISAIGDKNDVTSFSRSKDWVNFIRPNVWHGALVQALLSSQTAGGFLISSGDTIYANTDVQWTALILVGVNILACWVGALFWFAISGGDEKLTGSLAVLMQMYKVAVEKNLNIAWPLLCFFMLTLSGIVTMLLCLLPLYDRFRRVGGYKWRRLSMGSSVLGAAGAIAAVVVGPQALAVLEDIAVPFLLSAAAVLEVSAFVFIYGWKVLVEDVEFLIGGKLKKVWVMGWCAVPGIITPITLWWSIVWFIERQDWTEAPWEPAIVVASFCTIFILLFTLATISVVQQVQYDFFGKLKSSFKPSRHWGPRDPITHHYWLARRDAGGQSAPPVRYTHRQFGQFLGNSNFADVSRSKYIKEVSEVKNKQRSNSDDWIFVCRKQDVAIICKEKYKCRKRSKSLDWAMPLRENMRKKYVKKKNGKFVKKLPSDSISSFTQEKNNNIFDVENNLV is encoded by the exons AAAAAGAACTGGTTGAGTTGGCGATTGATCGGGCCTCATCTGTGTACTCTCGCTGTGGCTGTGAGCTATAATAGCATTTGGCGTACACCGAGAGAGGCGTTCCGATATGGCGGCCTGCAACTCTTGTTGTTGTTCACAATTGCCTCAGTGGTTGTAGTTCTTCCCGTTGTTCTTTTACAACTAGCCGTAGGGCAGCTAAGCCAGCAAGATTCTGTAGGAGTTTGGAGGGCAGTTCCTTTCTTTAAAG GGGTTGGATTCCTACGGTTGTTAATATCGTTGCTGTGCTCTATATATACATCACTGTACACAGCTATATGCATTACATATACTTTTTACACTATAAGTCAATCAATACCATTTTGGGATTGTGTTGAGGTGTCAGAGGTGCCGCCGGACATTATCGGAGAT AGGTGGCTCATCGTAAAGAGCGCTGGTGCAGTACACTCCCACGAAAATTACAAG CTGCAGGGTGACGaattacaatatacatataacgcGACGGCTTGtctaaa tGAGACGATCTTGGCGCCCGTCAGTGGACAGCCCGAGTATTACGTAGCGCTAgtgtttattgttattgtactgTGGGTACTGTTTCCTTTTAT TCTCTTCAACCCTGTAAAACAGATGAAAAAGATACTGTACGTGCTTGGTCCTTTACTAGTCTTAATAtggattataataatatctgcTATTGGCGACAAAAACGATGTCACATCGTTTAGTAGGAGCAAGGATTGGGTGAATTTTATACGACCAAACGTATGGCACGGCGCTCTCGTACAAGCTCTGCTGTCATCACAGACAGCTGGAGGATTTCTTATTTCTTCAGGCGATACGATATATGCAAATACTGACGTTCAATG gacCGCGCTCATACTTGTGGGAGTAAATATTTTGGCGTGTTGGGTAGGAGCGCTGTTCTGGTTCGCAATAAGTGGCGGCGATGAAAAACTTACCGGGAGTCTCGCTGTGCTTATGCAAATGTACAAAGTGGCCGTCGAGAAGAATCTTAACATAGCTTGGCCACTCCTCTGTTTCTTCATGTTGACGCTATCAGGAATTGTAACTATG CTATTATGTTTACTCCCGCTGTACGACCGGTTCCGGCGCGTGGGCGGCTACAAGTGGCGGCGCTTGTCGATGGGCAGTTCGGTCTTGGGCGCGGCGGGAGCGATTGCCGCGGTAGTGGTGGGTCCGCAAGCTCTTGCCGTGCTCGAGGACATCGCGGTACCTTTTTTATTGAGCGCTGCCGCTGTCCTAGAGGTGTCtgcgtttgtttttatttatg GCTGGAAAGTACTTGTGGAAGACGTCGAGTTTCTAATAGGCGGCAAACTAAAAAAGGTGTGGGTGATGGGTTGGTGTGCAGTTCCCGGCATAATTACTCCCATTACTCTGTGGTGGTCCATAGTCTGGTTCATAGAGAGGCAGGATTGGACTGAGGCACCTTGGGAGCCCGCAATTGTGGTTGCTAGTTTCTGCACAATTTTTATACTGCTGTTTACCTTGGCCACTATATCAGTTGTGCAGCAAGTTCAGTATGATTTCTTCGGG AAACTGAAGTCATCGTTTAAGCCGTCAAGACATTGGGGGCCTCGGGATCCTATTACTCACCATTACTGGCTAGCGAGGCGGGACGCAGGCGGTCAAAGTGCACCTCCAGTGAGATATACCCACAGACAGTTTGGGCAGTTCTTGGGAAATTCGAATTTTGCTGATGTGTCACGTTCAAAGTATATTAAAGAAGTGTCAGAAGTGAAAAATAAGCAGAGGTCGAACTCAGACGATTGGATATTCGTATGTAGGAAGCAAGATGTTGCTATAATAtgcaaagaaaaatataaatgcaGAAAACGTTCGAAATCTCTGGACTGGGCTATGCCACTGAGAGAAAATATGCGAAAAAAATACGTTAAGAAAAAAAACGGAaaattcgtaaaaaaattaccaagtGACTCGATAAGTTCATTCACACAGGAgaaaaacaataacatttttgatGTTGAAAATAACCTTGTGTGA